A segment of the Bradyrhizobium sp. CCBAU 53340 genome:
GGAGGCGACACGATCCCCTCACCAGTACCCTGCGGCCGGTCGCAGTCATTGCGGGCGTGCCCTCATGCACAACGACGAGCCCGAGCTTGACGAGACCTTCGAGGAGATAAGTCTTCGCGAGGCGACCGTTCGACACCGGGTTGCGAAGCGCACGCAGCGCCTCCCACTGGTCCGGCGAGAGATCCAAGTCGATGTCGTTGCTCATGTTGCCTCGAGCGATAGTCACGTTCGCGCGCCCCTGTTAGCGGCGCTGCATGAAGACCATGCGACGACAATGAGTCGGGAATTCGGTGAGCTGTTTAGAATTTCTCTTCACGAATTGCCGCAGTCTGTTGCGCCACAATAGTTAAGATCGACCAGACGCAACTATCGTCCCGATCGCCGATCACTAATTGATGATCTTCATTTGATGCTGCGTTGCGACAGCCGCAGTGCACGGGAAGCGTTGCTGTCTCATTCTGCGTCGCGATATGCACAGAAATGGTGAGACGCTGGGTTCATGACTCTGCTAGGCTGATCCGTGGGGAATGGCTTCACACGGCAAGGAGTGTGAGTGCATGAACAGGCTGGTGGAAATTCGCAGTCAGGAATCCCTGTGCCGGGAACGCGCCGCACTCGATTTCGAGCGGCGGGTTTTCTGGCTCGCGCAAGCCCAGGAATGGGAACAGCGCGCGCTCGACGAAATTGCCTATCACTTTCGTGAGTGCAATGTTGCGCATGCGGAGCTTGCGCGAAACTGACGTTCGCCGCGAGGCCAAGACTTACTGACCAAGACTTACTGATAAGTCGCAACGATATCCGAGACCGCGCGCTCGAGCTGCTGTGCGGTGGCGCATTGTCGCACCACGCTGCAGAACGTCGCATAACGCGGCATCTCGGAATCGCCAAAGCCCCAGGCGAGCCGCCCTTCGGGGTTGAGCCAGACCAGCCGCTTCGAGCGTTCGGAGATGCGGCGCAGGATGTCGGCGCGCGGATCGAGATTGTTGCTGCGGGCATCGCCGAGCACGATCACCGTGGTCTGCGGCGTCAGCGTGCTCATGAAATCCTTTTCGAAGTCGACGAGCGAGGAGCCGTAGTCGGACGAGCCGAAACCGACCTTGGACATGATCTCGGCCATCGCCTCTTCAGGCGACTTCTTCTCCAGGATCCCGCTGACCTCGATCAGGTGTGACGAGAATGCAAAGGAGCGGACGTCGTCCACGACCTCATGCAGCGAGTGGATCAGGAGCAGGAAAAAGTCCGAGACCTGAGCGACCGAGCCGGAGACGTCGCACAGCGCCACGATTTTCGGCCGGTCACGGTGCTTGCGTTTCCACGCGGTGAGGAAGGGCACGCCGCCCCAGGCAGCGTTGCGGCGAAGCGTGCGGCGGACGTCGAGATGGCCGCGGCGCTGGCGCTTGCGCGGTTTTGAATAGCGCTCGCGAAGGCGGCGCGCGATCTGGCGAATGAGGGCGCGCATCTCGGCGACCTGGCGCCGCTCGACGCGGGCAAGAGGCGCGTTACGCAAGATCTCATTGCGGAGGTTTTCGGCCTCTTCACGGGCGTAGAGCGCAAGTCCCTGCGAGACGGTATCACGCACCGCTTCACGCAGAGCGTCGAGTGCAGAACGCAGGCGCTCGGCCAGCGTTGGATTCGTCGCGGTCAACTCATCGAGATCGTCGCGCAGGCGCTGGAGGCCCATGGCGTCGAGGATGCGGCTGGAGAAGATGCCGCGCTGGGTGGAATAGCGGATGTCGGAGAGTGAGGCTGCACCGGAGGCGCTGGCGATGGCCGCTTGGATTGCGTTGCGATCCTGGGATAGCAGCATCTGCGCCAGCGGGCCAAGTCCTTCCGTCGGCTGGCCTCCCCCCGCTTCGCTGGCCGAGCCAGAGGAGGGGGACTGGTCCGCGTCCTGCGAGGCGTCTTCGTTATTGTCGGCCTCAGGTTGAGCCTGCGGTGGTTCGGGCTGGCTGAAGAACAGATCAAAGCAGTCGCCGAGTGCGAGCTTCTCATCCTGCGACTTGGCGAGCGTCAGGAGCAGCGCGTCGCGCAGGATGGCGCGGTCGGTTATGCCGACTTGTGCGACCGCGCGCATCGCATCGATGCTTTCGGCGGGCGAG
Coding sequences within it:
- a CDS encoding VWA domain-containing protein — encoded protein: MRENLHRFFRAARGAGVHVSPAESIDAMRAVAQVGITDRAILRDALLLTLAKSQDEKLALGDCFDLFFSQPEPPQAQPEADNNEDASQDADQSPSSGSASEAGGGQPTEGLGPLAQMLLSQDRNAIQAAIASASGAASLSDIRYSTQRGIFSSRILDAMGLQRLRDDLDELTATNPTLAERLRSALDALREAVRDTVSQGLALYAREEAENLRNEILRNAPLARVERRQVAEMRALIRQIARRLRERYSKPRKRQRRGHLDVRRTLRRNAAWGGVPFLTAWKRKHRDRPKIVALCDVSGSVAQVSDFFLLLIHSLHEVVDDVRSFAFSSHLIEVSGILEKKSPEEAMAEIMSKVGFGSSDYGSSLVDFEKDFMSTLTPQTTVIVLGDARSNNLDPRADILRRISERSKRLVWLNPEGRLAWGFGDSEMPRYATFCSVVRQCATAQQLERAVSDIVATYQ